Proteins from a genomic interval of Uloborus diversus isolate 005 chromosome 4, Udiv.v.3.1, whole genome shotgun sequence:
- the LOC129221054 gene encoding LOW QUALITY PROTEIN: carbohydrate sulfotransferase 1-like (The sequence of the model RefSeq protein was modified relative to this genomic sequence to represent the inferred CDS: deleted 1 base in 1 codon) — protein MEAKQNKSLDKQTVANTTRTGPESFQGAANQEYEFVDVSKKQTSKSSFTRKIKVLIISYFDYGLPQIGDILTRHGDVFYLNEPLYPFDSASLKDGEEPISRRYIAEAMDYLTELFDCKIFDSKFGYSDDILKRTTRHAYSACNKNQRNVTDCVEAFCMSKKIVMSKIIRVYLQDLQSFIMRNRGKVKVLIIQRDPRINLHQHNKKFHPGWTTASDMFFQGRGLCSRMLHDVQTAKRLEGSGNSNFYRVVLYEHFLKSPEVMIKNILSFIGVEEGSEKVKKMLRNSNAQKDIRKAKLSKWDSIPDDDAALSVDKACAFFYKNSLYNPMKLSMGFVQRYNLCQYCD, from the exons ATGGAAGCTAAGCAAAACAAATCCTTAGATAAACAGACAGTGGCGAATACAACAAGGACGGGTCCAGAAAGTTTCCAAGGAGCGG caaatcAAGAATATGAGTTTGTAGATGTATCAAAGAAGCAGACGAGTAAATCATCTTTCACGAGAAAGATTAAAGTGCTAATAATATCCTATTTTGATTACGGATTACCCCAAATAGGAGACATTCTAACTCGTCATGGTGACGTGTTTTACTTGAACGAGCCTCTTTATCCCTTCGACTCTGCGTCGCTTAAAGATGGGGAAGAGCCCATTTCTCGAAGATATATTGCTGAAGCTATGGATTACCTAACAGAGCTATTTGACTGCAAAATATTTGACTCTAAATTTGGATATTCGGATGACATATTGAAGAGAACGACAAGGCATGCTTATTCTGCGTGCAATAAAAACCAAAGAAATGTCACGGATTGTGTTGAAGCTTTTTGTATGTCGAAGAAGATAGTAATGTCGAAGATTATTCGAGTTTACCTTCAAGATTTGCAAAGTTTTATTATGAGAAATAGAGGAAAAGTTAAGGTTCTAATTATCCAAAGGGATCCGCGTATTAATCTTCACCAGCATAACAAAAAGTTCCATCCAGGCTGGACGACTGCTTCAGACATGTTCTTCCAGGGCAGGGGTTTATGCTCCAGAATGCTCCATGATGTGCAGACTGCTAAACGTTTAGAAGGAAGTGGAAATAGCAATTTCTATAGAGTTGTCCTCTACGAGCATTTTCTTAAAAGCCCAGAGGTGATGATTAAGAATATATTGTCGTTCATAGGCGTGGAAGAGGGTTCAGAGAAGGTAAAGAAGATGCTTCGAAATTCCAACGCGCAG AAAGATATTCGAAAAGCAAAACTCAGCAAGTGGGACTCCATTCCTGATGATGATGCTGCTTTAAGTGTGGACAAAGCTTGTGCGTTTTTCTATAAGAACTCTTTGTATAATCCCATGAAGCTGTCCATGGGTTTCGTACAACGGTATAACTTGTGCCAATATTGTgattaa